From the Prunus dulcis chromosome 4, ALMONDv2, whole genome shotgun sequence genome, one window contains:
- the LOC117625599 gene encoding uncharacterized protein LOC117625599: protein MVDGGASINLLFYRLSVKMGKTEKDLIPMRLTVTNFAGGITTTHVILDVDVIVGTKKLKIAFFVVDTTSTTYNALLGRDWIHQSLRSIGSLLVQENKEVKERPVYYLSRTLIEVERKYSVIERLCLALYFTARKLRHYMLPFTIYIIAKTDFIKYMMTRSMRRGKIFKWTLALSEFVFRYVPQKAIKGQAVSDFLADLPGEEIENMDSMDIANVDLLCRAHTYLNNPLYSVHLTPWKLYFDGSKTDLASDTGIVLKDPLGIKHCYSFQLDFLCTNNRVEYEALIIGLEMLIELGVQYVEIQGDYVLVLKQITGEYKCLNPSLVVYFVAARNLLVEFREATW, encoded by the exons ATGGTAGATGGAGGTGCATCAATCAATCTACTCTTTTACAGACTATCAGTGAAGATGGGTAAAACAGAGAAAGATCTAATTCCAATGCGTCTTACAGTCACCAATTTCGCTGGAGGCATCACTACGACCCATGTGATACTAGATGTGGATGTCATAGTAGGAACCAAGAAGTTGAAGATTGCATTCTTTGTGGTAGACACCACTTCTACCACTTACAATGCATTACTTGGGAGGGACTGGATCCACCAGAGCCTAC GATCTATTGGTAGCCTTTTGGTTCAAGAGAACAAGGAAGTAAAGGAGCGGCCAGTCTACTACCTGAGCAGAACTCTAATAGAAGTGGAAAGAAAATATTCTGTGATTGAGAGGCTATGTCTGGCTTTGTACTTCACCGCTAGAAAACTCAGACATTACATGTTACCCTTTACCATCTACATCATTGCCAAGACAGACTTCATCAAGTACATGATGACAAGATCAATGCGGAGAGgcaaaatttttaaatggaCTCTGGCCTTGTCAGAATTTGTCTTCCGCTATGTTCCTCAGAAAGCTATCAAAGGACAAGCTGTATCAGATTTTCTAGCAGATCTTCCAGGGGAAGAGATTGAGAACATGGATTCCATGGATATAGCCAATGTAGATCTGTTATGTAGAGCTCATACTTACCTCAATAATCCCTTATACTCGGTCCATCTCACCCCATGGAAGCTGTATTTTGATGGATCTAAAACCGACCTCGCCTCTGACACAGGAATTGTTTTAAAAGATCCATTGGGAATCAAGCACTGTTATTCATTCCAGCTAGACTTTCTATGCACCAACAACAGAGTAGAGTACGAGGCTTTGATCATTGGCCTTGAGATGCTGATAGAATTAGGAGTACAGTATGTGGAAATCCAAGGAGATTATGTGCTTGTTCTAAAGCAGATTACAGGAGAATACAAGTGTTTAAATCCTTCTCTAGTAGTTTATTTCGTGGCAGCTAGAAACCTCTTGGTGGAATTCAGGGAGGCTACTTGGTAA